Below is a window of Shewanella khirikhana DNA.
CCGGTATGGCGGAGAAGAAAGCATCATTGAGCAGGGTCAGCAAAAGATTCACAGAAATTTGCCCCCCAGTTGCATGGCAATAGTAATGCCAATCACCGAGGCCACCGTGAGCAAGGTGGCGTGTCCCCAACGGGAAATCCCCACGTTCATATGGCCTTTTACCATGTCAGAAATGGCATTGATCATCGGAAAGCCCGGCACCAGCATCAGCACACTGGCAGCCATGGCAAGCTCAGGGGTCTTGGTGAGCGGGCACTCATACCCAAGCTGCGCCACCGCGGTGGTCACAAAAGCCGTCAGAGAAAACACCACCAGGGGGTTGAAGTGGCGCTTGGCTAAAAACAGCCGCGCCGCCATGCCAATTGCCGCCGCCAGGAAGGTTATGGCTGAGGCCATCCAGTCACCGCCAAACAGGTGGCAGAAGCTGGCACAGGAAAGGCCAATCATGGGAATAACCAGCATGGCTGGGTACGTTTTGGGAGCGATGCGGGCGAGGCGTTTACGCACCTCGTTGGGGCCGTAAAGGCCTTTTTCTGCCAGCAAACAGATACGCTGCAGCTCGCACACCACGCGCATATTGATGCCATGCTCGCGAATGCGGCGGGTCGTGGTGATACAGCGGCCGTGAACCAGGCTGGTGAGCACCAGCGAGTTGGAAGAGATGGAAAGTTCAATGCTCCCAAGCCCGAGGGCCCGGCCGAGGCGCTGGCTGATCTCTTCCACCAGATCAGACTCGGCGCCGTAGGCCAGCAGGAGCTGCGCTACGCGCACCACCTGCCGGGTTATGTCATTCTGGGTATCTGCGTACACAGCAATCCCCGATTGAAGGCTTATCTCTGGTAAATGACTTCCACGTCGTAGTCGTCATCGTCGAAATCATCGTCGTCATCATCCGAATCATCGTAATCCGGGTTCAGATCGTCAAGCTGAGCCTTGTGGTAGTTGTCCCACTTGAACTCCACTTCCTTATCAGGATCGGCGCTGGCCGCTTCATCCGGCAGACTCTTGATGAAGTCGTACAGCTTCTCGCTGAGCGCTTTGGTGCCTTCGCGGGTGGCGGCAGACATGGTGTACACATCGCCTTCCCAACCAAGTTCGGCCACAATGGCATCCACACGTTCCTGCAGCTCTTCTTCCAGCAGCAGGTCGGTTTTGTTAAATACCAACCAACGTGGCTTGGCAGCCAGCTCAGGTGAGTATTTTTCAAGCTCAGCCAGAATAGCACGGGCGCTTTCGGCCGGGCTTGAGCCATCGATTGGCTCGATATCCAGGATGTGCAGCAGTACGCGGCAACGCTCCAGGTGCTTCAGGAAGCGAATACCCAGACCTGCACCTTCGGCGGCGCCTTCAATCAAACCAGGGATGTCGGCAACCACAAAGCTTTGACCGGGACGCGGATTCACCACACCCAGGTTTGGCACCAGGGTAGTAAAGGGGTAATCGGCAACTTTAGGTGTTGCGCGGGATACGGCGCGGATAAAGGTCGATTTACCGGCATTTGGCATACC
It encodes the following:
- a CDS encoding threonine/serine exporter family protein, whose amino-acid sequence is MYADTQNDITRQVVRVAQLLLAYGAESDLVEEISQRLGRALGLGSIELSISSNSLVLTSLVHGRCITTTRRIREHGINMRVVCELQRICLLAEKGLYGPNEVRKRLARIAPKTYPAMLVIPMIGLSCASFCHLFGGDWMASAITFLAAAIGMAARLFLAKRHFNPLVVFSLTAFVTTAVAQLGYECPLTKTPELAMAASVLMLVPGFPMINAISDMVKGHMNVGISRWGHATLLTVASVIGITIAMQLGGKFL
- the cgtA gene encoding Obg family GTPase CgtA, whose amino-acid sequence is MKFVDEAVIKVQAGDGGSGCVSFRREKYIPDGGPDGGDGGDGGSVYLVADASLNTLIDYRFERFYLAERGENGRGRDCTGKGGEDLYLRVPVGTRAVDIDTDEVLGDLTEIGQKLLVAKGGFHGLGNTRFKSSVNRAPRQKTLGTKGEVRELRLELLLLADVGLLGMPNAGKSTFIRAVSRATPKVADYPFTTLVPNLGVVNPRPGQSFVVADIPGLIEGAAEGAGLGIRFLKHLERCRVLLHILDIEPIDGSSPAESARAILAELEKYSPELAAKPRWLVFNKTDLLLEEELQERVDAIVAELGWEGDVYTMSAATREGTKALSEKLYDFIKSLPDEAASADPDKEVEFKWDNYHKAQLDDLNPDYDDSDDDDDDFDDDDYDVEVIYQR